The following coding sequences are from one Humulus lupulus chromosome X, drHumLupu1.1, whole genome shotgun sequence window:
- the LOC133804928 gene encoding uncharacterized protein LOC133804928, which yields MKPNLLFYFLLQILVALLRAKAEHGGAASSIIFTTLGRLDYAFDIFSLPITEHPPTMFDEIQITDGESVNFNGQFPSPLSTSSLLSLLPNQTLVQTIFGVDPPPLQVVYVTERDGVWNLYYDVVIADNPTSENARRRSAIEVFDRVQIPLLGKKLVSDKISMKDKPNLVGNHVVYVSTHENTGEPRTSWAAVYSTELKSGVTRRLTPYGVADFSPAVSPSGTRTAVASYGAKGWNGEVEELSTDIYIFLTRDGTQRVKVVEHGGWPSWVDESTLYFHRRGEDKWWSIYRAILPSNGKISVDSVVIERVTPPGLHAFTPATSPGNKNFIAVATRRATSSFRHIELFDLKKNEFKELTRLVSPQSHHLNPFISPDSTRVGYHKCRGDGNGRKKPKLFLENVRSPVSDISLFRVDGSFPSVSPKNDVIAFVEFPGVYVVNLDGSNRKQVFNGNAFSTAWDPVRNGVIYTGAGPEFAPVSAEVDIISINIENPDHVIVKKLTTNGLNNAFPSPSPDGKLIVFRSGQTGYKNLYIMDAEEGEKSGLQRLTEGPWSDTMCSWSPDGEWIAFASDRHNPGGGSFELYLIHPNGTGLRKLIESGSGGRTNHPEFSPDGKSIVFTTDYAGISAEPISNTHHYQPYGEIFTIKLDGSDLRRLTHNSYEDGTPFWVHKFLRPVNVEWPIDRPRCQFEDLHWLKDMPGPSYGFGLLNKAECGTKF from the coding sequence ATGAAACCCAATCTTCTTTTCTATTTTCTGCTTCAAATTCTGGTGGCACTGCTCCGTGCTAAGGCGGAACACGGTGGCGCCGCCTCCAGCATAATCTTCACTACGCTTGGCCGACTAGACTATGCCTTTGATATTTTCAGCCTCCCAATTACTGAGCACCCGCCGACCATGTTCGACGAAATTCAAATCACCGATGGGGAATCGGTCAATTTCAACGGCCAATTTCCTTCTCCTTTGTCGACCTCCTCGCTTTTATCTCTCTTACCCAACCAAACTCTGGTACAGACCATTTTTGGGGTCGACCCACCTCCTTTGCAGGTCGTCTATGTCACCGAGCGAGATGGGGTGTGGAATCTTTACTACGATGTTGTAATTGCCGATAATCCTACATCGGAAAACGCCAGAAGAAGGTCGGCCATCGAAGTTTTCGATCGAGTTCAAATTCCTCTCTTGGGTAAGAAGCTGGTAAGTGACAAGATTTCTATGAAAGATAAGCCTAATTTGGTAGGTAATCATGTGGTTTATGTGTCGACTCATGAGAACACGGGCGAACCCAGAACGAGTTGGGCAGCAGTGTACTCAACCGAGTTGAAATCGGGCGTGACTCGGAGGTTAACGCCCTATGGTGTGGCTGATTTTAGCCCCGCGGTATCACCGTCCGGGACTAGGACTGCGGTGGCTTCGTATGGAGCAAAGGGATGGAACGGTGAAGTTGAAGAGCTTAGTACGgatatttatattttcttgaCTCGGGATGGAACTCAGCGAGTCAAGGTTGTTGAACACGGTGGATGGCCAAGTTGGGTGGATGAATCGACTCTGTACTTCCACCGGAGAGGTGAAGATAAGTGGTGGAGTATTTACAGAGCTATTTTACCAAGCAACGGTAAGATTTCTGTTGACTCAGTGGTGATTGAGCGAGTCACCCCACCGGGTCTCCACGCGTTCACTCCAGCTACATCACCGGGGAACAAGAACTTCATAGCCGTTGCTACAAGAAGAGCCACTTCGAGTTTTCGCCATATCGAGCTATTCGACCTGAAGAAGAACGAGTTCAAGGAGCTAACTCGTCTGGTCTCGCCGCAGTCTCACCATCTCAACCCGTTCATCTCGCCCGACTCGACCCGGGTCGGGTACCACAAGTGCAGAGGAGACGGAAACGGAAGAAAAAAACCCAAACTATTCCTCGAAAACGTCCGCAGCCCCGTCTCCGACATCTCCCTCTTCAGAGTCGACGGCTCCTTCCCTTCAGTCTCGCCAAAGAACGACGTAATCGCTTTCGTTGAATTCCCAGGCGTTTACGTCGTGAACCTAGATGGCTCAAATCGGAAACAAGTCTTCAACGGAAACGCCTTCTCGACCGCCTGGGATCCCGTTCGCAACGGAGTCATATACACCGGCGCCGGACCAGAGTTTGCTCCGGTAAGTGCAGAGGTTGATATAATATCTATAAACATCGAGAACCCAGATCATGTCATCGTAAAGAAGCTGACAACAAACGGTTTAAACAACGCTTTCCCTTCACCCTCGCCGGACGGGAAACTTATCGTATTCCGGTCGGGTCAAACCGGTTACAAGAACCTGTACATAATGGACGCGGAGGAGGGAGAGAAGAGTGGGCTCCAAAGGCTAACGGAGGGTCCATGGAGCGATACCATGTGCAGTTGGTCTCCAGATGGAGAGTGGATCGCGTTCGCTTCGGATCGGCATAACCCGGGTGGCGGTAGCTTTGAGCTGTATTTGATCCACCCGAATGGAACCGGGTTGAGAAAGTTGATTGAAAGCGGGTCGGGTGGTCGGACTAACCACCCGGAGTTCAGTCCGGATGGGAAGAGCATAGTTTTTACAACAGACTACGCGGGTATATCAGCAGAGCCAATCTCGAACACACATCACTACCAACCCTACGGTGAGATCTTCACTATTAAATTGGACGGTTCTGATTTGAGGAGATTGACTCATAACTCTTACGAGGATGGAACTCCTTTTTGGGTCCATAAATTCTTGAGGCCTGTCAATGTGGAGTGGCCCATAGATAGGCCTCGTTGCCAATTTGAGGATTTGCATTGGCTCAAGGACATGCCTGGGCCTAGCTACGGTTTTGGGCTTCTGAACAAGGCTGAGTGTGGTACGAAATTCTAG